The stretch of DNA TTGAAGAACACAATGGCGCAGATTGTTGAACAACGCGTTGCGTCGTGTTGCGTTCGTGTGAACTCCGCGTCCCGCCGGTCGCGCGCGGTCGGCGACCTACGATGGCGAGGTGACCGAGGCCGCCACGCTGACCCCTGCACCCGACGGCGGCTCGGAGGCCGCGACGGGCGGCGAGGCCGGCGGCACCCTGGCCCGGCTGCTCAGCGCGCGGATCGTGGCCGGCGAGCTGCGCCCCGGCCAGCGCCTGTCCGAGGCGGCCCTCGCCCAGAGCTTCAACGTCTCCCGCAACACGCTGCGCGAGGCCTTCCGCGTCCTGGCCGAGCAGGGCCTGCTGGAGCACGTCCCGCACCGCGGGGTGTCCGTGACCTCGCCCCGGGTGGCCGACGTGCTCGACATCTACCGCGTCCGGCGGCACGTCGAGACCGGCGTGCTGGCCCGCGCGGACGTCTCGCACCCCGCCGTCGAGCGGATGCGGGCCGCCGTCGCCGCCGCGGACGTCGCCGTCGCGGAGGGTGACTGGGTGGCGGTCGGCACCGCGAACATGGCCTTCCACGAGGCCCTCGTCTCGCTGGCGGACAGCCCGCGCCTGCTGCGGCTGTACCGGCAGCTCGCCGCCGAGCTGCGCCTGGCCTTCCTGCTCATCGGGGACCCGCAGACGCTCCACGGCCGCTTCGTCGCCCGCAACCGTTCGGTGCTCGACACCTTCGCCGCCGACGGCGGGGCCGCGGCGGCGCGCGAGCTGGAGGAGTACCTGACCGAGTCCGAACGCACGGTGCTCGGGGCGTTCTCCCGGCTCGGGGTCGGCTGAGGCGCCCGGGCCGGCTGGGCCCCCACCTGCCCGACGGTCGGCCGGCTGTCGCTCAGCTCACAGCGAAACGGCAGGAGTCCGGCGGAACAGCGTCCCCGTCCCGCCCGTTCGACCGGCGTAGGACCTGCGGCGAGGGTGCCCGGGCCTCCGTCACGTCGCCGGCTCCCAGGAGCGTCACCGGCGTGTCGGTGGCGCGGTGTACCGTCGAACGTCAGGCAGGAACGAGCAGGAGGGACGGGG from Kineococcus endophyticus encodes:
- a CDS encoding GntR family transcriptional regulator codes for the protein MTPAPDGGSEAATGGEAGGTLARLLSARIVAGELRPGQRLSEAALAQSFNVSRNTLREAFRVLAEQGLLEHVPHRGVSVTSPRVADVLDIYRVRRHVETGVLARADVSHPAVERMRAAVAAADVAVAEGDWVAVGTANMAFHEALVSLADSPRLLRLYRQLAAELRLAFLLIGDPQTLHGRFVARNRSVLDTFAADGGAAAARELEEYLTESERTVLGAFSRLGVG